The DNA window aaaaaagtgaatttcaaaaaagtattttctgatatttggtagtgtaatgaaaaataagttggaaaacactttccagtatttggttatgtcatggaaaatgaactggaaaataacttattaatgtttatttttctcaagtttattaaaataataaggaacaaatcttacaaattaaaaagttgaatgagaatgaaattgaaaaaaaatataatttcataaattatctcaaataaaataaataataatcaaaataatagagatcaaatctaaaaaattaaaaaacaaaggtgaagaaattaaaataataataattaacatttcataaattatttcaaataaaataagtaacaatcaaaagaatgaggaccaaatttgatagataaaaaatttcaataaaaaaatgataaggaaaaaacaaatagcaattataaaaataaggaccaaaattaatataaaaattaaattttaagagatgaaattgaaaaataaatattcaaaacaaattatatatagcaatcaaaagtttgaagatcaaatttgatataatcagcaaataatgacatctctaaatttttcacaacttccagaaagtgttttccgcccaaattttccaggaaaacactttcctgaaaaccaagccaaattttcctttgactggaaagtgttttccgttgaccaacttttctaatgacaaacaaacacaggaaagtttggaaagtggtttcccggaaaccactttccggaaaacaaacacagccaaaaggaaaaacactttcctggaaaccaaaccaaatttttctttgactggaaagtgtttttcgttgaccggaaagtgtttttgttgactggaaagtgttttccgttgaccggaaagtgttttccgttgaccaacttttctaatggcaaacaaacacaagaaagtttggaaagtagtttttcagaaagtgaattccaagaAATAAACATGgccttagttttttctttaactttaacttaatttaataatttatggtgcaaaattaatttcaaaccaaattgatttgataaaatattagatGAATGTGCGAGCAGGTTCGTATACGAGGTTTATTTGTAAACAATCCTCCTCCGTAGGCGGGCAACtacaaattattattaactaattttaactaaaaagatTGGACTTCTAACATTGTACTTCATtgttcatatattaaaaaaagattgaactTCTATACACACCTATAGACTACATTGAGTATTGAGTATATAGGTGCCTCGTGCTATACTAAAgacgtaataaaaaaaaaattaatgttaaaatataatattcaagtAACAATAATATGAAACAATtcagttaaattaaataaaacacgGCCTGTAATTAAGATTGAAAGAACCcgtaaaaagaaaaacgaaaggAAATTGTAAAGTTTAAGGTCTAATAACCTAATGTcaaggataaaaacaaaaaaaataaaaaaaatactacacCAAAGAAGAAAACTTGAGTTAGCTTGGAGTAACTTGACGAGCCAACAACCCGCAATATAAGATCGGGATAAAGGAtgacctagtaaaaaaaaccaaagttaaaaaaaatttaaaaaaaccttgagtCAATATGGGTTAACTTTACCAACCCACTCTCGGAATAACCAAATagtaagaaaagtgaaaaaataacaaagctcaagggcaaataatttaatgtaaaatgatgaaattgaaaaaaaaatcataaaaaatcaaggaaaaaaatttgagtcaactcaggttaactggACTAATCTGCCACACACGACATTTAatcgggataaaaaaaataaaagacctcCAAAAGAATGgcctaacaaaaaaaagctcaagttaaataaaaaacatttgtgaATGAAAGTGCATGTTCACCCAGGTTAGCTTGACCAACTCACTCTCGAGATAACGAAACAGAAAGATAAGCGAAAAAATGATAAAGcttaaaggaaaataatttaatgcaaaatgataaaattaaaaaaaaataaagccatgaaaaaatgaggaaaaaaaatcgattcaacccaggttaactcgactaacctgTCAATTGCaacatgagatcgagataaaaaaaaaaagactttcaaAAGAAGAACCTAGTTAAAAAGATCGAagttaaataaaagaaacattgagtaaaaaaatacaaattaactcgggttaacttgattAGCTCGCACAcgagataacaaaaaaaatatgaaaaattcacGTAACTCAAGGGCTAATAATTTAGCGCCAAagtatgaaattattaaaaaaatcaattttataaaaaaaattgagggaaaaaatataaaacaatcatAGTTAACTTGACTTATCTATTACCCGAGATATAAGATGATAATAACTCAACAAATCCATTTCATACATTCTATCATGCTAAAAAACAGCCAATAATTACTTTCATTTATGGCCTTCTTGGAAACCTATATTCATACATTTTTAGGCTGTCATGATAgtcaatatgtttttaatattgtaatagcCCTTGTTTTTCACGTGTTAGGGCTGTTATAATAACTTTACCTTTCTCTCATTTGAGTTATTGTAACAACCctaattttcatgaattcagGTTGTCATGACAACTTGTTCTTTCACATACAAAACAGCGacacattattttgatatgcatgtgtgtgtctatatatatatatatggattgatgaacaaaatgttttttcttaaatagtgattctagtttaaaaaatattttcactaaaAATAGTCAAGTGAtatgttaataagaaaattgaatttagatttgaaaaatatatgtttcttACTTGTTTCGAATAGTTTGAGTTTTTAACAAGcttttatgataattatcacTCCTTTTTATTATAAGTGGccttctaattaaaaaaaaaatagggtcattttcatttttcttttgcaaatactaaaatttttttaaggtgatattattgattattttatggaTAATTATGTATTAACATGATAAGcgtaaatttaataataattttttttttattaatattgaatgagaataaaatatttatatcaacaaaaacttaaaaCCCGTGGAAAGAATTCTGTAAAAATACCTTGAGTTATtgtagattaaaataataaaattattattttatcttttttaaaaaataaattgtctaTCAGAGCTaattggcatttttcacatagttcattgatattttagaattgatgaagaataaCTTAGTCTTTTCATATCTTTTtgcataatataattatttaattgctCAGGTTTTTTGATACTTTACTTTTCTGATCGTATAGgcttattccttttttttatttattattattatcgtatGATTTTGGAGGcagtttgatattttaataaatatataaaaaaaaaaaaaggaaaaaggaaaagctGTTACTTCATCCAATGGCATAGCATGTTCGAAGTTCAATCCATCTGAGGAAAAGGAATAAAGGCAAGAATAGACCTTTTACAACACCGAAATACCAAGTCCGAAAGCTTGCTTTCCTAGTCAATGAAGCATGTTAGTAACATACACCTCGAGGCTTGCGTTCAGGACAAGCCCTGGGTCGTCGGTTACAGAAAAAAACACAGTAAAATGATAACTGAGAAATCAGTCCAACAATGTTTCCCTAGAAAAGTTGGCTTTCCCTTGAGAAAAGAAAGTTAATATCTCCATGGACATGCTgttatgaaaaaattcaaatagaaagaaaattaaaagctcAGTCCTCTATAAATTTCCCAGATTTCATTTCCTTTGATTTGCTACTTCAGAAACAGCATATAAGTCTAGCTTCAtgctgaaaatgaaaaataaaaaccaaatgcaTGTCATGTAGCTGCAGGATTTAATTATAAGCTACGAAGCAGGATGCCTTCAAAAGTAATGCCTGGTCCAAAAGCCAGGGCAAGTCCCCACTCTCCCCCTCCTCTCTTCAACTCATCCCTCATATATTCCAAAACATAGACTATAGTATTGCTGCTGACATTTCCGTAGTCCATTAGAGCCCTCCTGCTGCATTCTAGCTTCTCTTCGTTCAATTTGAGCTTGCTCTCTAACCGGTTAAGTATTGCTGGTCCACCAGGATGGACAGCCCAGAACAACTCGTTGAAGTCAGTTAGACCAGCCTTTGACATGAGCTTATTGCAAAATTCTTCAATATTATCTTCAATCTTCTGAGGAAGGTCCCTCCCAAGCTTGAAATGTATGCCCTCTTCAGAAAGGCGTCCATCGATCACATTCTGGGTACCTGGCAAGAATTGTTGAACTGAATAGTTGAGCTCCATGAAAGGAGACTCTTTACCTATTACAGGGTTGGCTCCGATAATCACAGCAGCAGCTCCATCACCAAAGAGCGCAGCCCCCACAAGGTCGTAAGGGCGTGCCTTGCTAGGAGGGCGAAAACCAAGAATCGTGGTCTCAGAAGTAGTTAATAAAACACGGCTTCCTGGATTGTTTTCAGCTATGTCCTTGGCAACTCTGAGACCAGTGACACCACCATAACAGCCTAGGAAGTAAAGCATTACACGGCCAACATCATTCCTTAGTCCGAGCTGACTGGCAAGGTAGAGATCACCACCTGGCAAGCGTACCTCACTAGAAGAAACATACACAATATGGGTGATATCTTCTACCGACCCTCCCCATTCATTTATGCAAGCCATGCTTGCTTTCAGAGCCATCTCAACAACTGCTGGATTCGCTA is part of the Populus trichocarpa isolate Nisqually-1 chromosome 2, P.trichocarpa_v4.1, whole genome shotgun sequence genome and encodes:
- the LOC7483815 gene encoding type III polyketide synthase A gives rise to the protein MLLIFHTNLSPRTSLSLVYNPPRCDISSIKISLYRTIFFLNLLKMSESDSNGASKHCTTPSRRAPTLGKATLLAIGKAFPSQLIPQECLVEGYIRDTKCDDASIKEKLERLCKTTTVKTRYTVMSREILDKYPELATEGTPTIRQRLEIANPAVVEMALKASMACINEWGGSVEDITHIVYVSSSEVRLPGGDLYLASQLGLRNDVGRVMLYFLGCYGGVTGLRVAKDIAENNPGSRVLLTTSETTILGFRPPSKARPYDLVGAALFGDGAAAVIIGANPVIGKESPFMELNYSVQQFLPGTQNVIDGRLSEEGIHFKLGRDLPQKIEDNIEEFCNKLMSKAGLTDFNELFWAVHPGGPAILNRLESKLKLNEEKLECSRRALMDYGNVSSNTIVYVLEYMRDELKRGGGEWGLALAFGPGITFEGILLRSL